The genomic window CTGACAATAGAAAAAGTAATCCAGCGGTTTCCAAACAGGAAGTATCTCCTTCGCCTCCTCAAGGAGGATAACGTTTAAATCCCTCACGTGGCATATTCAACGGGTGTCTCTATGATAGTTGACCTCTCATTTCCTCTGGGGGAGGACACACCCCTTTATCCCGGTGACCCGGAGGTTAGAATTAGACCTTGGGCCTTAATTGAGAGGGACGGCTACTACATGAACGTCCTGAAGATGGGCGAGCACACGGGGACGCATGTGGATGCTCCCGCCCACTTCATACCGGGTGGAAAAACAGTTGACGAGCTCCCCCTCGAGAAGTTCATTGGTGATGCCTTTGTTCTGGACGTGAGAAACGGTGAAGGCACGGTTAAGCTTGAGGAGATACCTGACTCCGGCTACTACGGCAGGATAGTTCTGTTCCTCACAGGGGGGAGGGA from Thermococcus sp. includes these protein-coding regions:
- a CDS encoding cyclase family protein; translated protein: MIVDLSFPLGEDTPLYPGDPEVRIRPWALIERDGYYMNVLKMGEHTGTHVDAPAHFIPGGKTVDELPLEKFIGDAFVLDVRNGEGTVKLEEIPDSGYYGRIVLFLTGGRELSPEVALFLVSEGIRAIGTDGMSIGDETVHTILLSADVPIFENLINLDVLTGKKFTFVGFPLKIEGGSGSPVRAVAILED